From a single Nicotiana tomentosiformis chromosome 2, ASM39032v3, whole genome shotgun sequence genomic region:
- the LOC104090767 gene encoding uncharacterized protein isoform X1, with the protein MYNNKNNSTDHHKFVSSMSSPRISFSNDFIDSSQQQHHQHMMKNDTTSYYRDAPVSSDFEFSVANHSMITGADELFFKGRLLPFKEKKSTTTTTTLRDELLNNDEDDFTLRIPKSSSSSSSTRWKGLLGLKKSHIGSKKIDKKNEEKRSDDLVHATNNSQQEAYNGSGSGSSCRDMDFRFN; encoded by the exons AtgtacaacaacaaaaataactcCACTGACCACCACAAGTTTGTTTCTTCAATGTCTAGTCCTAGAATCTCCTTCTCCAATGACTTCATCGATTCATCTCAAcaacaacatcatcaacatatgaTGAAGAATGATACAACGTCCTACTATAGAGATGCTCCTGTTTCCTCTGACTTTGAATTCTCCGTCGCTAATCATTCTATGATTACTGGTGCTGACGAGCTTTTCTTTAAAGGTAGGCTTTTGCCTTTCAAAGAGAAGAAgagtactactactactactactctaAGAGATGAACTCCTTAATAATGACGAAGATGATTTTACTTTGAGGATACCCaaaagtagtagtagtagtagttctACTAGGTGGAAAGGTTTACTTGGCCTCAAAAAATCTCATATTGGGTCCAAGAAAATCGacaagaaaaatgaagaaaagaggTCTGATGATCTTGTTCATGCCACCAACAATTCCCAG CAGGAAGCATACAATGGCTCTGGTAGTGGATCCAGTTGTAGGGATATGGATTTTCGTTTTAATTGA
- the LOC104090767 gene encoding uncharacterized protein isoform X2, protein MYNNKNNSTDHHKFVSSMSSPRISFSNDFIDSSQQQHHQHMMKNDTTSYYRDAPVSSDFEFSVANHSMITGADELFFKGRLLPFKEKKSTTTTTTLRDELLNNDEDDFTLRIPKSSSSSSSTRWKGLLGLKKSHIGSKKIDKKNEEKRSDDLVHATNNSQEAYNGSGSGSSCRDMDFRFN, encoded by the exons AtgtacaacaacaaaaataactcCACTGACCACCACAAGTTTGTTTCTTCAATGTCTAGTCCTAGAATCTCCTTCTCCAATGACTTCATCGATTCATCTCAAcaacaacatcatcaacatatgaTGAAGAATGATACAACGTCCTACTATAGAGATGCTCCTGTTTCCTCTGACTTTGAATTCTCCGTCGCTAATCATTCTATGATTACTGGTGCTGACGAGCTTTTCTTTAAAGGTAGGCTTTTGCCTTTCAAAGAGAAGAAgagtactactactactactactctaAGAGATGAACTCCTTAATAATGACGAAGATGATTTTACTTTGAGGATACCCaaaagtagtagtagtagtagttctACTAGGTGGAAAGGTTTACTTGGCCTCAAAAAATCTCATATTGGGTCCAAGAAAATCGacaagaaaaatgaagaaaagaggTCTGATGATCTTGTTCATGCCACCAACAATTCCCAG GAAGCATACAATGGCTCTGGTAGTGGATCCAGTTGTAGGGATATGGATTTTCGTTTTAATTGA